TTTTATACCAAGCCTCAGTATGAGCTTCGTATAATTTTAACACCCACCATTCTTTCAGAGTCTCACTTTTAACTTCTTTCAGGGTGAAAACCCCAAGAAACCAGGGAGTCCCCACAATGTTCGTCTATATTCAATTGCATCCACCAGATATGGGGACTCTTTTGATGGGAAAACGGCCAGCTTGTGTGTCAGACGAGCTGTCTACTATGATCCTGAGACAGGAAAAGAAGACCCATCCAAAAATGGTGTTTGCAGTAACTTCCTATGCAATGCGAAGCCTGGTGACAAAGTGAAGATCACAGGTGAATCCCAAATAGTCCTTTTACAGATGTTATTCAAAGAAGACTTTGCATGCCAACACTACTCGTCTTCCATACATTGCATTCTCAATTTGTCGTCTCTGAACACATCATTTGCATTTTGGCTTAATGAGTAGGTTTTTCCAACATTTCAATAAAGGGACAAAGAAATGATCTTTGAGGCAGCATACTGTTAAAAGTGGTCTTGTCAGCAGGAAATTATATTGTCCAGTTGACCATATAGGCTGTACAGCATAACAGATTGAAGATATTTGCCTTTTCCTTGTGTGCTTCAAATTGCCGGCTGATATGCATACTTTTTCTCCTAAGAGTGCATCAGTGCTTTGTCCGTCACTATCTCTAGAATCTTTTACCTTGACTATCTGATCATATGATGAATCCTTAAATGCCTATTTTGTACAACTAATTAATGATTTCCTTAATATTAGCCTTCCGTTAGTCTGTTGTATGCCCCTTCTAGATTTGGATTTGGCGTTACTAACCCCCCTTTTAGTTACAAACTTCCCAGTAAAGAACTTCTATACTCCATGGTCTTCCGTCTTCCTACACTGTCACCTTTTTCCTCTAAATTCCAACTACGCGTTTCTAATTTCTAAATAAGATACCCTGCTGAGCATTAAGTGTGGTGATGCTTTGCAATTAAACAGGATATTTCATGTGGCTCTTAGATTCTTATAATTTGTTGGTGGGTTGCATATTTATTGGTGAAACACTCCGAgattcaattttcttcttcattgatCGCCCTTTGGATGTTTTCACAGGTCCTTCTGGTAAGATAATGCTTCTACCTGAAAATAATCCTAATGCCACACACATCATGATTGGAACTGGAACTGGTGTGGCGCCCTTCAGAGGCTACCTTCGTCGTATGTTCATGGAGTCGGTTCCAATGAAGTTTAATGGCCTTGCTTGGCTTTTCCTTGGGGTTGCAAACACTGACAGCCTTCTATACGACGATGAGTTCACCAAGTATCTCAATGACTACCCAGGCAATTTCAGATATGACCGTGCTCTTAGCCgagaacaaaagaacaataaagGGGGGAAGATGTATGTTCAGGATAAAATTGAGGAATACAGCGATGAGATCTTCAAACTTCTGGATGAAGGGGCCCACATCTATTTCTGCGGGTTGAAGGGTATGATGCCTGGCATCCAGGATACCCTGAAGAGAGTTGCTGAAGAGAGAGGTGAGAGCTGGGAGCAGAAGCTTTCACAACTCAAAAAGAACAAGCAATGGCATGTTGAAGTCTACTAAATAGGAAATGTTAATTGTTGCATTTGTttgtgattgttgattgttgtcAACTGAACTTAGCAAGCAGTTTAGATGACACATTGTATTGCTAGTTGACATACAAATTGTTCATGTTGCATGGGAAATGAAATAATAACTGTTGCTGCTTGAGGCAGTTTACCTTGCATCGTCTGTATTGGGTTTTGATGGCGTTTTCGTCGGGAGAACTGCTCTATTGCACTTTGAAATTGGTATGAGTTGCATGTTTTCTTCCAATGTTGGTGTTAATAGTTGAAATGTTACTGGCTTATGTTATCCTCAGAAATGTGGATATGCATTTGGAAAAAGTTGAAATGTGAAGTTTTGAGGTACCCGATTCTAGTTAACTTCGGACATATTAGATCATTACTTCACTCTTTAGAGCTTGTTTGGCCAAGACTAGGgtgtgttcacggtttggataaaaattgatccaaactgaaaaatcaaaatcaaattgattttatttggatttgattttaaatttttaaaaaccgatagtatttggtttggttatgattttgttcgaaaaaatggaagaaataaccaaatcgaaccgataaattatatccatatattttattattatacatacataatatattgtttttataaacaattttaattttcatcaaaatttatgtataatttacttatgaaaacAAAAGTGTCTAAGGTGAGAACATTTATTTTACaggtttcatgtatatgagtgtctcaATTCTCTGTGTGATtgattgtctcttccttctagaccaaaatagtgaattttgaagctttatTTATTGTAATTCAAAGTTCTGTAAAgtcagtcattctaactatttttcgttttgaattaattattttttttatttttgtgtatggttaataaccgaataaccaaactgAAACTGATAACAACCAAATCAGTAAATGtgattatatttggtttggtttgattttgataattctaaaaccgattaagttggtttgattttgagtttgaccaataaccgacccgtgaacacccctaggcCATGTTATCGAGAAgtctaaatattaattaagagtGGAACTCTTATAGTTAAGATTGAGTGTATAAATTCTTACAGCTATTTAACTAAGTtattctataattttttttcaatcaattgaattttattttactttattaaaaattgtttactaaaaaaaaatatactccaCTATTTAACTTtataagacaaaataattttagagCAACTTATAAAAATGACCATTTATAGGGATATTGAGGTTCAGTAgctataaatatgttatttactaaaaatgacTNTTTATCGAGAAgtctaaatattaattaagagtGGAACTCTTATAGTTAAGATTGAGTGTTTAAATTCTTAAAGCTATTTAACTAAGTtattctataattttttttcaatcaattgaattttattttactttattaaaaattgtttactaaaaaaaaaacatactccactatttaattttataagacaaaataattttagagcaacatatAAAAATGACTATTTATAGGGATATTGAGATTCAGTAgctataaatatgttatttactaaaaatgacTACACTTTATGACAACTTCTCGCtatatgtttgtataaatttttttatttattttttatttattattattattattattattattattattattattattattattattatttatataggGATACAACGTATTTACAGTGCACTAAATAAGGTATGGTCTGTTATCATAATTGACAGCCTTTTATAATGTCCCTAAATCACTCAAATATCTATTGTTAAATTACCAACCAATAGTTACATATTGAATGCTTATCCCGATTCATTCACATAATACAATAAGTTGTATTTATATTCCTAAATACAATATATTCACAAAATACTAATTATAAAggtattcataaaaaaaatcgcCAGATTCAGAGTAAACAATTAAggtttttataaaattttattttgttaagttgATTTATTATATCTGAggaaattattgtatttgtgaATAAATCTTTATGTATTTCAATGTGAAATAGGTGAACTACATGGCAAGCATACCAATATGGATTTGTTGGAGGCATTATAGCTCCTAAATTGATGGGTCATAAGGAAATACACTCCCAATAATATCATGGTCGACATGAAATTGGACTTGGGTGTTGATATTAACTACCAGTTGGCATGACAAGCAAAAAAATGGCATTGGAATCAATAATTGTCacaacccagaccgtcgtgattgacatccacactaaccctccagtgggagaaccgATACTATAACTCAACTAAGCAACTTAACCAAAAATTATGCATTTAAATATACAGAAGCATGTTTAAATTACCTAAGAAATacagagttcccataaactccggAAGTTTAATAAACGACTAACAACTATTACGGAAAAACCAcccctagaacttgaaagtcattgtaccaaaagtgcaacaagtctaagaaaaaggggtacaaccccaactaacataagaaataattagatagtctaagtccgaaggAAATTGACTAAACAATAAGGAcgccatggcagcctgaaagaactgtcTCACCCTTGAAATCCAGtctcgatcactgatctcctagttgaggtctatcaatagccgcctgaagatgcctgtactcaacaaagaacaagcaagtgcaatatcagtacacaaccacagtgtactggtagaatCACGCGGCTATTCCAGTAAGCGAAACATATATAAGCAATCAAAACATAGTAAACATGACATGTAcagaatatatatacacattgattatcatttcaggagcaatGTACAGTTCCACAGTCTAAATACAAGTAGATGTAACAATTCAATTGTCCTCAGTGTGCCGGACGTGACACTCGATCCCATATGTGCGCCGTAACGTGGCACcagatccaagttagtgtgtcggaacgtgacacccgatccaatatatgcgCCACAACGTGGCatccgatcccagttagtgtgtcagaacgtgacacccggtcCAATCATCATACCACaagcacaatcacaatcacaatgtacattctcataatcatacaatcaagggttgattcatggcatacgatcgttcattcatattcatttacAGTAGGTTTGATCAATATgcttcattcacatacatacatgcattacaatgaagcaattactaGCATATATCACgcaaaacatgaaatcaaaccatcacctacctcgaacccAAGCTTGAATcatcctaagaaacttgattcttccttttccagattctttccgcttgttctaggtctacaaacaattaatatacgcaagaatcaataaattaaggtctaattatccgAATTATAACAAACCTAAGAccaacccatgatcccaatacccaatttagggttttttccaccattaacttcagatcaaaaccttctcccaatgataattacccatgaatctaagttctacagatcaaaaaatggattaggggagtaaaatccttacctttagtgctagaagaggtggaaaaccttCAAGAAATATCCTTCAGTCAtctcttagctctcaagaacaaAACTTGcagaaaaataacattttggAGGTTTAATCTGACTTAAGTCGCGACTAGCCCGTTACAGCGGACCCCGTGCCACCACAGCGTTCCCACCCTGGCAGCATGCACGGATACAGAACATTGAAATTAGAGTTTCAAACCTTcattcacaacacaccttcaacccatgaGATTCaaaaactacccgttcacgctaagatcagtttcgggagttctactcacttgaattcaatttcgtaaagtcgtacgggttccttaacattttagctatctactcaagtgatcaaaatcataattagagcactcattcattaccagatttccctagacctcaaaTGACATAGATTTCGTCCACATCTAGACTAGGCTAGCAAttttcaagttactactcaaaagttttttgacccgaattctttccccattggatTTTCCCTAACAACGAAATCAGGTCTTTACAATAGATACTAATTTATCCATCACTCGTCCCTAAGACTGGGCAACGGACCGGAACGGAATCACCGGACCGGAATGAACCGGTATCGGACCGGAACGGGATGGGTTGACCGGAATGTTGACCGGTACCGGGATGAACCGGACCGGAATTACCGGTACGGATACACGGTTCCGTCCCGTTCCACTATATACCGGGATGGAACCGGAACGGACCGGAATGGAACGGGACGGGATAAACGGAACGACACATCtagctattttaaaaaatgattaaaaaaatttagttattttaattttttgaaatacaaaaatattaatgtttttttatttttctaagtttaaattaatagttttgaaatttataatgtagttttacttaagtttattttaaaaatattttttttaatttttacttattaaatttgcaagttaagtttaataaagttttttNNNNNNNNNNNNNNNNNNNNNNNNNNNNNNNNNNNNNNNNNNNNNNNNNNNNNNNNNNNNNNNNNNNNNNNNNNNNNNNNNNNNNNNNNNNNNNNNNNNNNNNNNNNNNNNNNNNNNNNNNNNNNNNNNNNNNNNNNNNNNNNNNNNNNNNNNNNNNNNNNNNNNNNNNNN
The Solanum stenotomum isolate F172 chromosome 12, ASM1918654v1, whole genome shotgun sequence DNA segment above includes these coding regions:
- the LOC125847962 gene encoding ferredoxin--NADP reductase, root-type isozyme, chloroplastic; its protein translation is MAHSTISQVSVAVPLQTDSSFRRSTFKATSLTFSDKSCISMPSIDLKATRSRSQYIVCMSVQHASKAKVSVSPLSLEDAKEPPLNIYKPKEPYTATIVSVERIVGPKAPGETCHIVIDHDGNLPYWEGQSYGVVPPGENPKKPGSPHNVRLYSIASTRYGDSFDGKTASLCVRRAVYYDPETGKEDPSKNGVCSNFLCNAKPGDKVKITGPSGKIMLLPENNPNATHIMIGTGTGVAPFRGYLRRMFMESVPMKFNGLAWLFLGVANTDSLLYDDEFTKYLNDYPGNFRYDRALSREQKNNKGGKMYVQDKIEEYSDEIFKLLDEGAHIYFCGLKGMMPGIQDTLKRVAEERGESWEQKLSQLKKNKQWHVEVY